The bacterium nucleotide sequence GTGTTTAATTAAGTTAACAATTTGATAAAATTCACCAACCCCAACTAATCCGTCAATTTCAGGAAATTTAGTTAAAATCGTTTCTTGTTCTCGTTGCGGAAGACAACCGAGTATGAATAATTTTTTGTTCCTTTGAGTCTGCTTCAATTTAACCAGATCGCGGATGGTCTGAAATGATTCATCTATAGCCGGTTGAATAAACGCGCAAGTGTTAACTAATAGAATATCGGCTTTTTCTATGTCGGATACCATCCGATAACCAGCATACTGCATCGTTCCGATTACAATTTCACTATCAACTAAATTCTTTGGGCAACCGAGACTGATTATGCTAAACGTAATGCGATGATTGTTACTACGCTCATGTTTTGTTTTTTTCATCTATTCAGAGAAGTTAAATCAGTCAATTCGCAATCTGGCGGAATTGATAATGCAAATAAATTTGTTGTGAACTCAATATTTGGTTCAAATTCAGAAAAAGTTAAAGTTATATTAACGTTTGACGGGTCTATAATTTTTGTTTTAACCGGCAGATAGGTTATTCGGTTAAACCAAAATATCAATTCCGGTTTTTTATCTACATTGTTTTTCGGTTTAAATTTAATTCGATAAGTGGTAATAGAAGAAAGAAGTTCAGATTTCATCAATTGAATTGAATAGGTTTTGCGGAATTCATTTCGGTCAATATTCTTAGCTCCGATAAAAGGAAGTAAATGAATCGGTAGAGAAACAGATTGCAAATTTTGCTTGGTAACCTGTTTTAATTCTGCAGTGTATATCCATAAATATTTTCCATCGTAAACTATAATTTGCTCGGTAGGTTTAGTATAATGGATTCGCAATTTATCCGGAGTTTGGTAAAAGAGCGTTCCGATATACGTTGTTGTTGACATTGAAGTAAATTCAATATTCGTTTGAGAAATTGAAACTTTCAATGTAGAAAGTGTATCAAATCTATCCTGAATATTTTTTAATATTTCACTGCTTTTTTCTGCAAAACAAACTGGGGAAATGGATATTATTAATATTATTATAAGTGACAATAATCGATGTTTATTACACATGTTATCTCCTGAGATTATAAGCAAAGTCACTGATTTTTCCCTAATATGAACTGTAAAATTATATTTTATCGTAGAAGGCATCTAAACCGCAATGAACTATCTCTTAATTAGGCTTTTGTCAGTTTAGAAAGAATTGTTTCCTGATACGTAATATTTATAATGTAACGATTTGATTTATCGAACCCGATTCAATTGAACCGTTGATCAAATATGATGGTGGTTTTGAGCGAACCGAGTTTTAGAGTAGGTAGTGATTGCAGCGTGTATCTCTTGAAGCGCAATGATATTAATCTGCGGTTTGGTTTAAACAGTTTAAGTCATGGTTATTCCGGTTTTTTTAGCGATCAAGTGCCGTTTTAGATTCGCAATACTTCCGGTAGGGTCACAATCTTTCGGACAAACTTTCTGACAGTTGAATATAGTATGACATCGCCATACGCCATGTTCACCATCAACTAACCGTAATCGTTCAGAGACCGCATTATCGCGTGAGTCAATCAAAAATCGATTTGCTTTCAAGAATGCGGCGGGTCCGATATAGTTTGGATCGGTTAACGTTACCGTGCAAGAAGAATAACAGGACCCGCAAAGGATGCAATCGATTATTCCCATCAATTTCTCTTGGTCTTGCGGTGTTTGCGGTCGTTCTTGGACTGGTGCAGGTGTCCCGGGCATTAGATACGGTTTAATGAGATGGAGTTTTTGCCAGAACGGTTCCATATCAACAATTAAATCTTTTAATACACGGAGATGGGCTAGGGGACGAATCGTAACCGTTTGTGCTTTTAATGCGGCAATTTGCGTTTCACAGGCGAGCCGATATTGCCCATTGATATGCATGGCACAAGAACCACATACCGCTGCTCGACAAGAGGAACGAAATGCTAATGAACCATCACGATACTCACGAATAAAATACAATCCTTCTAGAACTGTCATGCCGGGTTTTGTATTCACTTCAAAGGAATCAAAATGCGGAGTTTTATCTTTCGTTGGGTCATATCGAAATATTTTGAAAGTAATCATAACTAAAATGAACATTGAATACACAGATATATAAATCCAAATTACACAAATTTATTTTTATTTGACTCGATGTAATCGGATTTAGAAATCTGTGTCTTCTGTAATATTAATATTTCCTTTCTACAAGCTCGAATATGCCTAACGTCACCGGTCGGTAACTTAGTTTTGGTCCTTCAAGGGTATATTCAGCAATCGTATGTTTCAACCAGTTCGTATCATCTCGTTTCGGAAAATCGCGACGAAAATGCGACCCGCGACTTTCGGTTCTAGCAAGCGCGCCAGCTACTATAGCTTCAGCGACTGCTAGGTTTCCCTCCAACTCTAGATGCCAGACTAAGTCAAAATTGAACCGTAACCCGAACTCAGCAATTTGCGCTTTTTTAAATCGTTCCTTCAGTTCTTTTATTTTTTGCTCTGCATCTTTCATTTCAGCTTCCGTTCGGAAAATTCCAACTTTCTCAACCATAGTAAATGCAAGTTCGTCTTTAATTGCAGCGGTTCTTTCAGTTCCATTGACCTGGAAGAAATCATTGAGTTTTTTTTCTTGCTCTTTTGCTTTCAGGAGCAGGATATCTTTTCCTTTACGATTCGCTTTTTTATTTGTAACATAGTTAACCGCAGCGTTACCGGCGCGCGCTCCGAAAACAATAGTTTCGAGTAGAGAATTACCACCTAACCGATTCGCGCCGTGAACGCTAACACATGCACACTCACCTGCTGCAAAGAATCCAGCAACTCGAGTTTCACCGTCAGCATTACAATCAATTCCGCCCATCGTATAATGTTGACCAGGTTGAACCGGAATAGGTTTTTTAATCGGGTCAACACCGGCAAAATGAACCGCGATATCCCATATCCCAGGTAACCGTTCCATAATTTTTTCCTGACCAAGATGCCGCAAATCGAGATGGACATAAGCTTTTTCGAACCCGCGTCCTTCATCAATTTCTGTTTGGATAGCTCGAGCAACGATATCGCGTGGCGCTAATTCCATTGCATCGCGCGCATATTTTTCCATGAATCGTTCACCGCGATTGTTTAATAGATAACCACCTTCACCGCGTGCACCTTCAGTAATCAAAATATTTGTCCCGTATAATGTTGTTGGGTGATATTGGACAAATTCCATATCTTTTAGCGGGATTCCTGCCCAATAGGGTATCGCCATACCTAACCCCGTACTAATATACGCATTGGTTGTGTTCCGGTATACTCTCCCAGCACCTCCGGTTCCAAAAATTATCGCTTCCGCCATCATTGGTTCGATTTTGCCCGAGCGTAAATCTAGGGTTATAATTCCTTGACAAGTATTATCTTCTACTACTAAGGCGATTACCATATATTCTTCATAAACCGGAATTTCGTGACGAATAGTTTGTTCATATAATGTGTGTAATAAAACGTGTCCGGTTTTATCCGCACAATAACAGGTTCGAGGAAATCCCGCGCCACCAAATGGTCGTTGCGCAATTTTCCCATCAACAGTTCGAGAAAATGGACAACCCCAATGTTCCATTTCATAGATTCGTGGTATAGCTTCTTCAGTCATAATCATTACTGCATCCTGATCAGCTAAAAAATCGCTGCCTTTAATCGTATCATAAGCATGGAGTTGGGGGGTATCATATCGTCCTTTTGGATGATTACCCAACGCAGCATTGATTCCACCTTGTGCCGCTAGGGAATGTGAACGAACTGGATGAACTTTAGACACTATTGCGACATCCATATTATGTTCACTAACCGCAATAGCTGCGCGGAGACCAGCTAATCCGCCGCCAACAACAATAACTTTATGGTAAATCACGGGATTCGTCCCTCCTTCTTTATGAATGGAGCCTGATACATCAAGAAAACCTTTCACCAAGTTAAAAAGCGAAAAAGCTATTTGACAAAAATATATCCACCTGCATATAAAACAAATTTTGGGAAATACGTAACGATGCTAAACACAAAAATGACAAAACAACCGATAGATACCAGCCATAACATTTGCTGCTGTTTGCGACTTAACGGGAAGAAATCAACCAAAATAATCCGTAATCCGTTAAGAAGATGAAATGCTACACCTAGAATCATCGCTAGTTCTAGCACCCAAACAATAGGATTGTTCAGAGCGTTTATCAGTTTCGTAAATGCATTTCCGCCATAGATAGCTGCAGTACTAATGATAAGGATATGCGGGAAAATATAAAGCGCTAATAATACACCGGTAATCCGTTGAATCCAGAATGACCCCATTCCCATATTAGGATTGAGAAAACTATCTTTTATTAACTCCTTAATTAATCGAATCATATCTAGTTCTCCATTTTCGAGTTCAAAAGTGATTTATTTTGTATATGCCATTAATGCCCAGAACCCGAAGATAAATGTTGCTATACCAAAAAGAGTAACGAACCATCCGAGATAATTTTTTACTTTTTCATTTGGTGCAAAATCGAGTAATACTGCCCAGAGTCCATTTAATCCGTGATATAAGACTAGACCAAGTAAGGTTAAATCAAATATCTGCCAAGCATGTGTTTGTAATCGAGTTGTCACACGTTCAAAAGTTATCGGTTCATGCGATTCGAAATGTAATGTGATAAAATGCACAACCATTCCGACCACTAGCAACAAGCCAGTAATTCGTTGTAAGAACCAAGACCAGAGCCCGCGTTTGATGATGAGCATTATTTCACCTCCTAAAATTTAATAATGCGTTGATGAAATCAGCTTGCAGAACGGTGAACTGATAAACCGAGCGATAAACTTCCCATAGCCCGGCTGACCAATAAAGGTTCCGTTCTGTGCGACTATTTTCCCTCGACACAGGGTCAATATTGGTAAACCAATTATCCGATACCCCTGATAGGGAGACCAATCGCAAGCAGTAGATAATGTATTAGGGGAAATAATTTTTTCTTGTTTAGGGTCGAAAATGACCAGGTCTGCATCAGCTCCAACTTGAATAGTTCCTTTTCTTGGATATAACCCGAATAATTTTGCAGGATTAGTGCTAACAAGCTGAATCAGTTGGGTTAAGGTAATGCGTTTTTTTCTGACTCCTTCTGAATAGAGCAAAGGTATTATCGTCTCGACCCCTGGTATGCCATAGGGGATTTTCCGAAAATCGTTACTCCCTCGCGATTTCTGTTTTCGTGTAAAGGAACAGGTATCAGTTGCAACAATATCAATGGTTCCGTCAGCGAGATGCTGCCAGAGTTTTGCGATATCCTGTTTGGTTCGTACCGGCGGACATGTGGCGTATAGGTATCCGGTTTTCTTTTTGAAAACCGCATCGGTTAGTAATAAATATTGCGGGCATGATTCCGCAAAAACTGTTATTCCCTTGGCTTTAGCAGAATGTATCGCAGTTACTCCTTCACCGGTTGACGTATGCACGATATAAAGAGCACCACCGGTTGCTTCCGCCCAGGTTATGACCCGATGTATCGCTTCTACTTCGACAAAATTCGGCCGTGATAGTGATAATGCATAAGTGCCAAATTTTTTTCTAAATTCGCGTTGGCCATATCGTTGCGTGAGCAGATTGATAATCGCCTCATTTTCCGCGTGAACCATAATTAATGCATTAAGGCGCCTTGCTTCTTCTAACGCGGAAAATAACACCGCATCATCTGCATTCCATCCACGGTCTCCATATACCATAAAGAATTTAAAACTCGGAATCCCTAATTCAACCAGTTTTGATAATTCTTTTTTCGATTGTTCATTCCAATCGGTTATAGCGCAATGTAACGAATAATCAATGCAAACCTGATTGTCCGCTTCTTGTTTTCTTTTTTTGATAGTTTGAGATAACGATTCCCCTCTTTGTTGGGTAGCAAAATCAATAATTGTGGTTATCCCACCGCAAGCAGCTGCCATCGTTCCGGTGGTAAATGTCTCTGAAGTAGATAGTCCTTTTTTGATAGTTAATTGAAAATGAGTGTGAACATCAATTCCGCCGGGAAAGACATACTTACCTGTTGCATCAATCACTGGAATGTTCTTTGGTATAGCGAGTTTAGGAGTTAATACAGCAATTTTTTCTCCTTTAATCCCGATATGAGCTTGGTAAACCTTATCTTCAGAAACGATTCGCCCTCCGTATATGATTGTATCCATACGTTTATTTCAATTGCGAATATTCCTTAATTCCTTCAAGATATAAATCATTTCCATAACAGTCGTTAATAACAATCGCCGGAAAATCTGCTACTTCTAGCCGGTAGATAGCTTCCGGTCCTAATTCGGGATAAGCAACAAGTTCAGCTTTTTTTATCGTTTTCGCTAATAATGCGCCTGCGCCACCGGTTGCCGCAAAGTAGACTCCTTTATATTGTTTAATTGCCTCTTTAACTTCTGTGGTTCGCATTCCTTTTCCAATCATTCCTTTTAATCCATAGGCAAGAAGAGCAGGAGCATAAATATCCATTCTACCAGACGTGGTTGGTCCCGCAGAACCGATAACCTTACCAGGTCGAGCAGGGGTTGGT carries:
- a CDS encoding outer membrane lipoprotein carrier protein LolA, yielding MCNKHRLLSLIIILIISISPVCFAEKSSEILKNIQDRFDTLSTLKVSISQTNIEFTSMSTTTYIGTLFYQTPDKLRIHYTKPTEQIIVYDGKYLWIYTAELKQVTKQNLQSVSLPIHLLPFIGAKNIDRNEFRKTYSIQLMKSELLSSITTYRIKFKPKNNVDKKPELIFWFNRITYLPVKTKIIDPSNVNITLTFSEFEPNIEFTTNLFALSIPPDCELTDLTSLNR
- a CDS encoding succinate dehydrogenase iron-sulfur subunit, whose translation is MFILVMITFKIFRYDPTKDKTPHFDSFEVNTKPGMTVLEGLYFIREYRDGSLAFRSSCRAAVCGSCAMHINGQYRLACETQIAALKAQTVTIRPLAHLRVLKDLIVDMEPFWQKLHLIKPYLMPGTPAPVQERPQTPQDQEKLMGIIDCILCGSCYSSCTVTLTDPNYIGPAAFLKANRFLIDSRDNAVSERLRLVDGEHGVWRCHTIFNCQKVCPKDCDPTGSIANLKRHLIAKKTGITMT
- a CDS encoding FAD-binding protein; translation: MIYHKVIVVGGGLAGLRAAIAVSEHNMDVAIVSKVHPVRSHSLAAQGGINAALGNHPKGRYDTPQLHAYDTIKGSDFLADQDAVMIMTEEAIPRIYEMEHWGCPFSRTVDGKIAQRPFGGAGFPRTCYCADKTGHVLLHTLYEQTIRHEIPVYEEYMVIALVVEDNTCQGIITLDLRSGKIEPMMAEAIIFGTGGAGRVYRNTTNAYISTGLGMAIPYWAGIPLKDMEFVQYHPTTLYGTNILITEGARGEGGYLLNNRGERFMEKYARDAMELAPRDIVARAIQTEIDEGRGFEKAYVHLDLRHLGQEKIMERLPGIWDIAVHFAGVDPIKKPIPVQPGQHYTMGGIDCNADGETRVAGFFAAGECACVSVHGANRLGGNSLLETIVFGARAGNAAVNYVTNKKANRKGKDILLLKAKEQEKKLNDFFQVNGTERTAAIKDELAFTMVEKVGIFRTEAEMKDAEQKIKELKERFKKAQIAEFGLRFNFDLVWHLELEGNLAVAEAIVAGALARTESRGSHFRRDFPKRDDTNWLKHTIAEYTLEGPKLSYRPVTLGIFELVERKY
- the sdhC gene encoding succinate dehydrogenase, cytochrome b556 subunit, which produces MIRLIKELIKDSFLNPNMGMGSFWIQRITGVLLALYIFPHILIISTAAIYGGNAFTKLINALNNPIVWVLELAMILGVAFHLLNGLRIILVDFFPLSRKQQQMLWLVSIGCFVIFVFSIVTYFPKFVLYAGGYIFVK
- the sdhD gene encoding succinate dehydrogenase, hydrophobic membrane anchor protein, producing MLIIKRGLWSWFLQRITGLLLVVGMVVHFITLHFESHEPITFERVTTRLQTHAWQIFDLTLLGLVLYHGLNGLWAVLLDFAPNEKVKNYLGWFVTLFGIATFIFGFWALMAYTK
- the hydA gene encoding dihydropyrimidinase — protein: MDTIIYGGRIVSEDKVYQAHIGIKGEKIAVLTPKLAIPKNIPVIDATGKYVFPGGIDVHTHFQLTIKKGLSTSETFTTGTMAAACGGITTIIDFATQQRGESLSQTIKKRKQEADNQVCIDYSLHCAITDWNEQSKKELSKLVELGIPSFKFFMVYGDRGWNADDAVLFSALEEARRLNALIMVHAENEAIINLLTQRYGQREFRKKFGTYALSLSRPNFVEVEAIHRVITWAEATGGALYIVHTSTGEGVTAIHSAKAKGITVFAESCPQYLLLTDAVFKKKTGYLYATCPPVRTKQDIAKLWQHLADGTIDIVATDTCSFTRKQKSRGSNDFRKIPYGIPGVETIIPLLYSEGVRKKRITLTQLIQLVSTNPAKLFGLYPRKGTIQVGADADLVIFDPKQEKIISPNTLSTACDWSPYQGYRIIGLPILTLCRGKIVAQNGTFIGQPGYGKFIARFISSPFCKLISSTHY
- a CDS encoding Fe-S-containing hydro-lyase, with the translated sequence MSRIVRITPPLTDEQVAGLKSGDRVLISGIVFTGRDAAHKRMFELLKSGQKLPIDLLGQIIYYVGPTPARPGKVIGSAGPTTSGRMDIYAPALLAYGLKGMIGKGMRTTEVKEAIKQYKGVYFAATGGAGALLAKTIKKAELVAYPELGPEAIYRLEVADFPAIVINDCYGNDLYLEGIKEYSQLK